One window of Bos javanicus breed banteng chromosome 1, ARS-OSU_banteng_1.0, whole genome shotgun sequence genomic DNA carries:
- the LOC133253310 gene encoding putative protein FAM172B, which produces MEIEWLPVTQKLSFRKFIEQSDLLEELKYDFNEKAELRHTETHGPFAFNYYKNVLERNSKRYWALGHLLEQYIYELLEKVCKLQKVYIPPEADKEPRSFFFMSERALSNHHSALLVLLQDHGVFRAGQWSQQAIIHHGLQHGSQIPCIQMALQAHYDVIVLNPNDNFVDQQTGEEWKGLLTQNGEFASRKMVQTKSFFSLQESLQCIPKRCSNTPEEHMAYIWDYFISKTEGKDVAFIVHGYGGLVFMDLLVRKKWDVMSKVYAVALIDSEHHVGHQLGRDVQLLEWIKQHCREWVTSPKPLDKPATTVLKKEFPIVSAGTEKHNLAPSSSLQSIFKYFRKALKAKAANFSRVSIVTRSSTKRKQSA; this is translated from the exons ATGGAAATAGAG TGGTTACCAGTGACTCAGAAACTGAGCTTCCGAAAATTTATTGAACAATCTGACTTACTAGAAGAACTTAAATATGACTTCAATGAAAAAGCTGAATTGAGACACACTGAGACACATGGGCCTTTTGCCTTTAACTATTATAAAAATGTCCTGGAGAGGAATAGCAAGCGCTACTGGGCCCTTGGCCATTTGCTTGAACAATACATTTATGAACTTTTGGAGAAAGTGTGCAAATTACAAAAAGTATATATCCCACCAGAGGCTGATAAGGAACCAAGAAGCTTCTTTTTCATGAGTGAGAGAGCGTTATCAAATCATCATTCTGCTCTTCTTGTCCTCCTTCAAGACCACGGGGTCTTTAGAGCTGGTCAGTGGAGTCAGCAAGCAATAATACATCATGGTCTCCAGCATGGAAGTCAGATACCATGTATTCAAATGGCATTGCAGGCACATTATGATGTAATTGTGCTAAACCCCAATGACAATTTTGTGGACCAGCAGACAGGAGAAGAGTGGAAAGGCCTTTTAACACAAAATGGTGAGTTCGCTTCCAGAAAAATGGTTCAGACAAagagctttttctctctccaggagTCTCTCCAATGTATTCCAAAAAGATGCAGCAACACCCCTGAAGAACACATGGCTTATATTTGGGATTACTTCATttcaaagactgaaggcaaggaTGTTGCTTTCATTGTACATGGTTATGGAGGCTTGGTTTTTATGGACTTGCTTGTTCGTAAAAAGTGGGATGTGATGAGCAAAGTATACGCTGTTGCACTTATTGACTCTGAACATCATGTAGGACACCAGTTGGGACGCGATGTCCAGTTATTAGAATGGATAAAGCAGCACTGCCGTGAATGGGTGACAAGTCCGAAGCCTTTGGATAAACCTGCAACAACCGTTTTGAAAAAGGAGTTTCCTATAGTTTCTGCTGGTACAGAAAAACACAACTTAGCCCCTTCCTCTAGCCTTCAgtcaatttttaaatactttagaaAAGCTTTGAAAGCCAAAGCAGCTAATTTCTCTCGAGTGTCCATAGTGACTAGAAGCTccacaaaaagaaagcaaagtgctTAA